In one window of Macrotis lagotis isolate mMagLag1 chromosome 5, bilby.v1.9.chrom.fasta, whole genome shotgun sequence DNA:
- the LHFPL5 gene encoding LHFPL tetraspan subfamily member 5 protein isoform X3: MTKLLPAQEAARIYHTNYVRNARAVGVMWGTLTICFSVLVMALFIQPYWIGDSINTPQAGYFGLFSYCVGNALTSELICKGSPLDFKTIPSGAFKTAMFFVAVAMFLIIGSTICFSLFFVCNTATVYKICAWMQLAAATGLMIGCLVYPDGWDSSEVTGKTNSSPRTTKQMEMKKFETFQHQGQPLLVKNPHAALTKLWNPQNFFFPSAPSSPT, translated from the exons ATGACGAAGCTGCTGCCTGCCCAAGAGGCAGCCAGGATCTACCACACTAACTATGTGCGGAATGCCAGGGCAGTGGGGGTGATGTGGGGTACCCTCACTATCTGCTTCTCTGTTCTGGTCATGGCTCTGTTTATTCAGCCGTACTGGATTGGAGACAGTATCAATACACCCCAGGCTGGCTACTTCGGCCTCTTCTCCTACTGTGTGGGAAATGCCTTGACTTCAGAGCTTATCTGCAAGGGCAGTCCCCTGGACTTCAAGACCATACCCTCGGGTGCCTTTAAGACTGCCATGTTCTTCGTGGCTGTTGCCATGTTTCTCATCATTGGTTCCACCATCTGCTTCAGCCTCTTCTTTGTCTGCAACACAGCTACTGTCTACAAGATCTGTGCCTGGATGCAGCTGGCAGCTG CTACAGGCTTAATGATTGGCTGCCTAGTCTATCCAGATGGCTGGGACTCCAGTGAG GTTACCGGCAAGACAAACTCCTCCCCTCGGACTACAAAGCAGATGGAAATG AAGAAGTTTGAAACATTTCAACATCAAG GTCAACCGCTTCTTGTAAAGAACCCACACGCAGCTTTAACAAAGTTATGGAATCCTCAGAACTTTTTCTTCCCATCTGCCCCATCTTCCCCTACTTGA
- the LHFPL5 gene encoding LHFPL tetraspan subfamily member 5 protein isoform X2: protein MTKLLPAQEAARIYHTNYVRNARAVGVMWGTLTICFSVLVMALFIQPYWIGDSINTPQAGYFGLFSYCVGNALTSELICKGSPLDFKTIPSGAFKTAMFFVAVAMFLIIGSTICFSLFFVCNTATVYKICAWMQLAAATGLMIGCLVYPDGWDSSEVTGKTNSSPRTTKQMEMKKFETFQHQGKLSANLCLLCCILLKSLRAVSHLILLTPRASL, encoded by the exons ATGACGAAGCTGCTGCCTGCCCAAGAGGCAGCCAGGATCTACCACACTAACTATGTGCGGAATGCCAGGGCAGTGGGGGTGATGTGGGGTACCCTCACTATCTGCTTCTCTGTTCTGGTCATGGCTCTGTTTATTCAGCCGTACTGGATTGGAGACAGTATCAATACACCCCAGGCTGGCTACTTCGGCCTCTTCTCCTACTGTGTGGGAAATGCCTTGACTTCAGAGCTTATCTGCAAGGGCAGTCCCCTGGACTTCAAGACCATACCCTCGGGTGCCTTTAAGACTGCCATGTTCTTCGTGGCTGTTGCCATGTTTCTCATCATTGGTTCCACCATCTGCTTCAGCCTCTTCTTTGTCTGCAACACAGCTACTGTCTACAAGATCTGTGCCTGGATGCAGCTGGCAGCTG CTACAGGCTTAATGATTGGCTGCCTAGTCTATCCAGATGGCTGGGACTCCAGTGAG GTTACCGGCAAGACAAACTCCTCCCCTCGGACTACAAAGCAGATGGAAATG AAGAAGTTTGAAACATTTCAACATCAAGGTAAGTTGTCGGCCAATCTATGCCTTTTATGCTGTATCTTACTTAAATCATTAAGAGCAGTCTCACATCTTATTCTACTCACTCCAAGAGCTTCATTATAG
- the LHFPL5 gene encoding LHFPL tetraspan subfamily member 5 protein isoform X1 produces MTKLLPAQEAARIYHTNYVRNARAVGVMWGTLTICFSVLVMALFIQPYWIGDSINTPQAGYFGLFSYCVGNALTSELICKGSPLDFKTIPSGAFKTAMFFVAVAMFLIIGSTICFSLFFVCNTATVYKICAWMQLAAATGLMIGCLVYPDGWDSSEVKRMCGDQTDKYTLGACTIRWAFLLAMISIMDALILSLLAFVLGYRQDKLLPSDYKADGNEEV; encoded by the exons ATGACGAAGCTGCTGCCTGCCCAAGAGGCAGCCAGGATCTACCACACTAACTATGTGCGGAATGCCAGGGCAGTGGGGGTGATGTGGGGTACCCTCACTATCTGCTTCTCTGTTCTGGTCATGGCTCTGTTTATTCAGCCGTACTGGATTGGAGACAGTATCAATACACCCCAGGCTGGCTACTTCGGCCTCTTCTCCTACTGTGTGGGAAATGCCTTGACTTCAGAGCTTATCTGCAAGGGCAGTCCCCTGGACTTCAAGACCATACCCTCGGGTGCCTTTAAGACTGCCATGTTCTTCGTGGCTGTTGCCATGTTTCTCATCATTGGTTCCACCATCTGCTTCAGCCTCTTCTTTGTCTGCAACACAGCTACTGTCTACAAGATCTGTGCCTGGATGCAGCTGGCAGCTG CTACAGGCTTAATGATTGGCTGCCTAGTCTATCCAGATGGCTGGGACTCCAGTGAGGTAAAACGCATGTGTGGGGATCAGACAGACAAGTACACTTTGGGTGCCTGTACCATACGCTGGGCTTTCCTGCTCGCCATGATCAGCATCATGGATGCCCTTATTCTCTCCCTTCTGGCATTTGTCCTAGGTTACCGGCAAGACAAACTCCTCCCCTCGGACTACAAAGCAGATGGAAATG AAGAAGTTTGA